In a single window of the bacterium genome:
- the gatA gene encoding Asp-tRNA(Asn)/Glu-tRNA(Gln) amidotransferase subunit GatA, translating into MRKLGAVALAASLESGQVSAVEAARECLAAIEADTHHCLLAVRAREALAEAEAVDRRRAAGESLPFGAGVPLIIKDNIVLRGAAPTTCASKILENFVSPYDAHVVERLREHGLVILGKANMDEFAMGSSNENSAFGPVGHPLDPERVPGGSSGGSAASVALRLAPLALGSDTGGSIRQPAAFCGLVGLKPTYGRVSRYGLVAYGSSLDQIGPLARSAGDAAFLLGIIAGHDRRDSTSADQPVPDYRAALDGDIRGLRLGLPDEYFTDALDSRIREQVMAGVKKLEAQGAEVRRISLPHTPYAVAAYYIIATAEASANLARFDGVRYGHRTAQSGNLLEMYRRSRSEGFGPEVQRRIMLGTYVLSAGYYDAYYIKAMKVRGLITRDFNRAFEQVDAVVTPTAPNLPWKIGAFKDDPVAAYLQDIYTVTVNLAGLPGVSVPSGTVDGMPVGLQLIGRPFEEATLLKAASMLEGGLS; encoded by the coding sequence ATTCGAAAGCTTGGCGCCGTGGCCCTGGCCGCGTCGCTGGAAAGCGGACAGGTGAGCGCGGTGGAGGCGGCGCGCGAATGCCTGGCCGCGATCGAGGCGGACACCCACCACTGCCTGCTGGCGGTCCGGGCCAGGGAGGCCCTGGCCGAGGCCGAGGCCGTGGACCGCCGCCGCGCCGCGGGCGAGAGCCTGCCGTTCGGGGCGGGCGTGCCGCTGATCATCAAGGACAACATCGTGCTGCGCGGGGCCGCTCCCACCACCTGCGCCTCGAAAATCCTCGAGAATTTTGTCAGCCCTTACGACGCCCACGTGGTGGAGCGCCTTCGCGAGCACGGCCTGGTGATCCTGGGCAAGGCCAACATGGATGAGTTCGCCATGGGCTCCTCCAACGAGAACAGCGCTTTCGGCCCGGTGGGCCATCCCCTGGACCCGGAGCGCGTGCCCGGCGGAAGCTCGGGCGGCTCGGCCGCCTCGGTGGCGCTGCGCCTGGCGCCCCTGGCCCTGGGTTCCGACACCGGCGGCTCGATCCGTCAGCCTGCCGCGTTCTGCGGCCTGGTGGGCCTGAAGCCCACCTACGGGCGGGTGAGCCGCTACGGCCTGGTGGCCTACGGCTCCAGCCTCGACCAGATCGGCCCCCTGGCCCGCTCGGCCGGGGACGCCGCGTTCCTGCTGGGCATCATCGCCGGGCACGACAGGCGCGACTCCACCAGCGCGGATCAGCCCGTGCCAGACTACCGCGCCGCCCTGGACGGTGATATCCGCGGGCTGCGGTTGGGACTGCCGGATGAGTATTTCACCGACGCGCTGGACAGCCGTATCCGCGAGCAGGTAATGGCGGGAGTGAAGAAACTGGAAGCCCAGGGGGCCGAGGTGCGCCGGATCAGCCTGCCCCACACCCCTTATGCTGTCGCCGCCTACTACATCATCGCCACGGCCGAGGCCAGCGCCAATCTGGCCCGGTTCGACGGGGTCCGGTACGGGCACCGCACCGCGCAGAGCGGCAACCTGCTGGAGATGTACCGCCGCAGCCGCAGCGAGGGTTTCGGCCCGGAGGTGCAGCGGCGGATCATGCTGGGCACCTACGTGCTGAGCGCGGGCTACTACGACGCCTACTACATCAAGGCCATGAAAGTGCGCGGCCTCATCACCCGGGATTTCAACCGGGCCTTCGAGCAGGTGGACGCCGTGGTCACTCCCACCGCGCCCAACCTTCCCTGGAAGATCGGGGCGTTCAAGGATGACCCGGTGGCGGCCTACCTGCAGGATATCTACACGGTCACGGTGAACCTGGCCGGCCTGCCGGGAGTTTCGGTCCCCTCCGGCACGGTTGATGGAATGCCCGTGGGCTTGCAGCTCATCGGACGGCCGTTCGAGGAGGCGACATTGCTAAAAGCGGCGAGCATGCTGGAAGGAGGGTTGAGCTGA
- a CDS encoding helix-hairpin-helix domain-containing protein, with protein MAARKTDLQTIPGVGPSTEQDFLRLGINRVADLRGADPQTLYERLTALEGHHVDRCVLYVFRCAVYFASETRHEPEKLKWWKWKD; from the coding sequence ATGGCGGCCCGGAAAACCGACCTCCAGACTATCCCCGGCGTGGGCCCGAGCACAGAGCAGGACTTTCTGCGCCTGGGGATAAACCGGGTGGCCGATCTGCGCGGGGCCGACCCGCAGACTCTCTACGAGCGGCTCACCGCACTGGAAGGCCACCACGTGGACCGTTGCGTGCTGTACGTGTTCCGCTGCGCGGTGTATTTTGCCAGCGAGACCCGGCACGAGCCAGAAAAGCTTAAGTGGTGGAAGTGGAAGGATTGA
- the gatC gene encoding Asp-tRNA(Asn)/Glu-tRNA(Gln) amidotransferase subunit GatC, which produces MSVTLDDVKKIALLARLELDDTAAERMTRDMNAILGHVEQLGRVDTENVSPLAWLEGKKTPVEPDQVRRFEHTAEVLDNAPLPEGRFFIVPRVIE; this is translated from the coding sequence TTGTCCGTAACCCTGGATGATGTCAAAAAAATCGCCCTGCTGGCCCGTCTGGAGCTGGATGACACGGCCGCCGAGCGCATGACCCGCGACATGAACGCCATCCTCGGCCACGTGGAGCAGCTCGGCCGGGTGGACACCGAGAATGTGAGCCCCCTGGCCTGGCTGGAGGGCAAGAAAACCCCGGTCGAGCCGGACCAGGTCCGCCGCTTCGAGCACACCGCCGAGGTGCTGGACAACGCCCCCCTGCCCGAGGGCCGCTTTTTCATCGTGCCGCGCGTGATCGAATAG